A single genomic interval of Streptococcus oralis subsp. dentisani harbors:
- the dnaA gene encoding chromosomal replication initiator protein DnaA: MKEKQFWNQILELAQERLTRSMYDFYATPAELIKVEGNIATIFLPRPEMEMVWKKQLKDIIVAAGFEVYDTEIKTQFILTKPEEESSTYVMDSENSNHYVASQANLAIPYSETGLKEKYTFDNFIQGDGNIWAKSAALAVSEDLALTYNPLFIYGGPGLGKTHLLNAIGNEILKNIPEARVKYIPAESFINDFLEHLRLGEMEKFKKTYRSLDLLLIDDIQSLSGKKVATQEEFFNTFNALHSNQKQIVLTSDRSPKHLEGLEERLVTRFSWGLTQNITPPDFETRIAILQSKTEHLDYNFQSDTLEYLAGQFDSNVRELEGAINDITLIARVKKIKDISIDIAAEAIRARKQDVSQMLVIPIDKIQTEVGNFYGVSVKEMKGTRRVQNIVLARQVAMYLARELTDNSLPKIGKEFGGKDHTTVIHAHAKIKSLIDEDDNLRLEIEAIKKKIK, from the coding sequence GTGAAAGAAAAACAATTTTGGAATCAAATCTTGGAATTGGCTCAAGAAAGATTGACACGTTCTATGTACGATTTCTATGCCACACCTGCTGAACTCATAAAAGTGGAGGGAAATATAGCTACTATCTTTTTACCTAGACCTGAAATGGAAATGGTTTGGAAAAAACAACTCAAAGATATCATTGTGGCTGCTGGTTTTGAAGTTTATGATACTGAAATAAAAACTCAATTTATCTTAACAAAGCCTGAGGAAGAATCTTCAACCTATGTCATGGATTCTGAAAATAGCAATCATTATGTTGCTTCACAGGCCAATCTTGCTATTCCATATTCTGAAACAGGATTGAAGGAAAAATATACCTTTGATAACTTTATTCAAGGAGATGGGAATATCTGGGCTAAGTCTGCTGCTCTGGCTGTTTCCGAAGACCTCGCCTTGACTTATAATCCCCTTTTCATTTATGGTGGTCCTGGACTAGGGAAAACCCACTTACTGAATGCTATCGGAAATGAAATTCTAAAAAATATTCCTGAAGCTCGGGTTAAGTATATTCCTGCTGAAAGTTTTATCAACGACTTTCTTGAGCATCTGAGGCTTGGGGAAATGGAAAAATTTAAAAAAACTTACCGAAGTCTTGATCTCTTGCTGATTGATGATATCCAATCTCTCAGTGGCAAAAAGGTTGCAACTCAAGAAGAATTTTTCAATACCTTCAATGCTCTTCATAGCAATCAAAAACAAATCGTTCTGACTAGTGACCGAAGTCCTAAACACTTAGAGGGCCTTGAGGAAAGGCTTGTCACGCGCTTTAGCTGGGGCTTGACTCAAAATATCACACCACCTGACTTTGAGACACGTATCGCCATTCTTCAGAGTAAAACGGAACATTTGGACTATAATTTTCAAAGCGATACACTAGAATACCTAGCAGGTCAATTCGATTCAAATGTTCGAGAACTTGAAGGAGCGATCAACGATATCACTTTAATTGCCAGAGTGAAGAAGATTAAGGATATCAGCATTGATATTGCGGCAGAAGCTATTAGAGCGCGCAAGCAAGATGTTAGCCAAATGCTAGTCATTCCAATTGACAAAATACAAACTGAAGTGGGGAATTTTTATGGAGTGAGTGTCAAAGAAATGAAGGGTACAAGACGAGTTCAAAACATCGTTTTGGCACGTCAGGTTGCTATGTATCTAGCTAGAGAACTGACAGATAATAGTCTTCCAAAAATCGGAAAAGAATTCGGAGGAAAGGATCACACCACCGTTATTCATGCCCATGCTAAAATTAAATCCTTGATTGACGAAGACGATAATTTACGTTTAGAAATAGAAGCAATCAAAAAGAAAATTAAGTAG
- the dnaN gene encoding DNA polymerase III subunit beta produces MIHFSINKNLFLQALNTTKRAISSKNAIPILSTIKIDVTNEGITLIGSNGQISIENFISQKNEDAGLLITSLGSILLEASFFINVVSSLPDVTLDFKEIEQKQIVLTSGKSEITLKGKDSEQYPRIQEISASTPLVLETKLLKKIINETAFAASTQESRPILTGVHFVLSQHKELKTVATDSHRLSQKKLTLEKNGDDFDVVIPSRSLREFSAVFTDDIETVEIFFANNQILFRSENISFYTRLLEGNYPDTDRLIPTDFNTTITFDVVNLRQSMERARLLSSATQNGTVKLEIKGGVVSAHVHSPEVGKVNEEIDTEQVTGDDLTISFNPTYLIDSLKALNSEKVTISFISAVRPFTLVPADTDEDFMQLITPVRTN; encoded by the coding sequence ATGATTCATTTTTCAATTAATAAAAATTTATTTCTACAAGCCCTAAATACCACAAAACGAGCAATTAGCTCCAAAAATGCTATTCCAATTTTATCAACCATCAAAATTGATGTTACCAATGAAGGAATTACTTTAATTGGATCAAATGGTCAAATTTCCATTGAAAATTTCATTTCTCAAAAGAATGAAGATGCAGGTCTTTTGATTACTTCCTTAGGTTCGATTCTTCTTGAAGCTTCTTTCTTTATCAATGTTGTATCTAGTCTTCCAGATGTAACGCTAGATTTCAAAGAAATTGAACAAAAACAAATTGTCTTAACAAGTGGAAAATCAGAAATCACCCTAAAAGGAAAAGATAGCGAACAATATCCACGAATCCAAGAAATTTCAGCAAGTACTCCTTTGGTTCTTGAAACAAAACTGCTCAAGAAAATTATCAATGAGACAGCTTTTGCTGCAAGTACGCAAGAAAGTCGTCCCATCTTAACAGGTGTACACTTCGTATTGAGCCAACACAAAGAACTAAAAACAGTTGCGACAGACTCTCATCGTCTTAGCCAGAAAAAATTGACTCTTGAAAAAAATGGCGATGATTTCGATGTTGTAATTCCTAGTCGCTCTCTACGCGAATTTTCAGCTGTATTTACGGATGATATTGAAACAGTGGAGATTTTCTTTGCAAATAATCAAATCCTCTTTAGAAGCGAAAATATTAGCTTCTATACTCGTCTCCTAGAAGGAAACTATCCTGATACGGATCGTTTGATCCCAACAGATTTTAATACTACAATTACTTTTGATGTGGTTAATTTACGTCAATCTATGGAGCGTGCTCGTCTCTTATCAAGTGCAACTCAAAATGGTACTGTGAAGCTTGAAATTAAAGGTGGAGTTGTTAGTGCCCATGTTCACTCTCCAGAAGTTGGTAAAGTAAACGAAGAAATCGATACTGAGCAGGTGACTGGAGACGATTTGACTATTAGTTTCAACCCAACTTACTTGATTGATTCCCTCAAGGCTTTAAATAGTGAAAAAGTAACTATCAGCTTTATCTCAGCTGTTCGTCCATTCACTCTTGTTCCAGCAGATACTGACGAAGACTTCATGCAGCTCATCACACCAGTTCGTACAAATTAA
- a CDS encoding DUF951 domain-containing protein gives MYQVGNFVEMKKTHACIIKSTGKKANRWEITRVGADIKIKCSNCDHLVMMSRHDFERKMNKIID, from the coding sequence ATGTATCAAGTTGGAAATTTTGTTGAGATGAAAAAAACACATGCTTGCATAATTAAATCAACAGGAAAAAAAGCCAATCGTTGGGAAATTACACGTGTAGGGGCAGATATCAAAATCAAATGTAGCAATTGTGACCACCTTGTCATGATGAGTCGCCATGATTTTGAAAGAAAAATGAACAAGATTATTGACTAA
- the ychF gene encoding redox-regulated ATPase YchF, which produces MALTAGIVGLPNVGKSTLFNAITKAGAEAANYPFATIDPNVGMVEVPDERLQKLTEMITPKKTVPTTFEFTDIAGIVKGASKGEGLGNKFLANIREVDAIVHVVRAFDDENVMREQGREDAFVDPLADIDTINLELILADLESVNKRYARVEKMARTQKDKESVAEFNVLQKIKPVLEDGKSARTIEFTDEEQKVVKGLFLLTTKPVLYVANVDEDVVGDQDSIDYVKQIREFAATENAEVVVISARAEEEISELDDEDKQEFLEALGLTESGVDKLTRAAYHLLGLGTYFTAGEKEVRAWTFKRGMKAPQAAGIIHSDFEKGFIRAVTMSYEDLVKYGSEKAVKEAGRLREEGKEYIVQDGDIMEFRFNV; this is translated from the coding sequence ATGGCTTTAACAGCAGGTATCGTTGGTTTGCCAAATGTTGGTAAATCAACCCTTTTTAATGCAATTACAAAAGCAGGAGCAGAGGCGGCAAACTACCCATTTGCGACTATTGATCCAAACGTTGGGATGGTAGAAGTTCCAGATGAACGCCTACAAAAACTAACGGAAATGATTACACCTAAAAAGACAGTCCCAACAACATTTGAATTTACAGATATTGCAGGGATTGTAAAAGGAGCTTCAAAAGGAGAAGGGTTGGGTAATAAATTCTTGGCCAATATTCGTGAAGTGGATGCGATTGTTCATGTTGTGCGTGCATTTGATGATGAAAATGTCATGCGTGAACAAGGACGTGAAGATGCCTTTGTAGATCCACTTGCAGATATTGATACCATTAACCTAGAGTTGATTCTTGCTGACCTAGAGTCAGTAAATAAACGCTATGCGCGTGTAGAAAAGATGGCACGTACGCAAAAAGATAAGGAATCTGTGGCAGAGTTTAACGTCCTTCAAAAAATTAAACCTGTCCTTGAAGATGGAAAATCAGCTCGTACCATTGAATTTACAGATGAAGAACAAAAGGTTGTCAAAGGTCTCTTCCTTTTGACGACTAAACCAGTTCTTTATGTTGCCAATGTGGATGAGGATGTTGTTGGAGATCAAGATTCTATCGACTATGTTAAACAAATTCGTGAATTTGCAGCGACAGAAAATGCTGAAGTAGTAGTTATTTCAGCGCGTGCTGAAGAAGAAATTTCTGAGTTAGACGATGAAGATAAGCAAGAATTTCTTGAAGCACTTGGCTTGACAGAATCAGGCGTTGACAAGTTGACTCGTGCAGCTTACCACTTGCTTGGACTTGGAACTTACTTCACAGCTGGTGAAAAAGAAGTTCGCGCTTGGACCTTTAAACGTGGCATGAAAGCTCCTCAAGCGGCTGGTATTATCCACTCAGACTTTGAAAAAGGCTTTATTCGTGCAGTAACCATGTCATATGAGGATCTAGTGAAATACGGATCTGAAAAAGCTGTAAAAGAAGCTGGACGCTTGCGTGAAGAAGGAAAAGAATATATCGTTCAAGATGGCGATATCATGGAATTCCGCTTTAATGTTTAA
- the pth gene encoding aminoacyl-tRNA hydrolase: MTKLLVGLGNPGDKYFETKHNVGFMLIDQLAKKQNVTFTHDKIFQADLASFFLNGEKIYLVKPTTFMNESGKAVHALLTYYGLDIEDLLVIYDDLDMEVGKIRLRSKGSAGGHNGIKSIIQHIGTQVFNRVKIGIGRPKKGMSVVHHVLSKFDQDDYVGILQSIDKVDDSVNYYLQEKNFEKTMQRYNG, from the coding sequence ATGACTAAATTACTTGTAGGATTGGGAAATCCAGGGGATAAATATTTTGAAACCAAGCACAATGTTGGATTTATGTTGATTGACCAATTGGCCAAAAAACAAAATGTCACCTTTACACATGACAAGATATTTCAAGCTGACCTAGCATCTTTTTTCCTCAATGGAGAAAAAATTTATCTTGTCAAACCAACAACATTTATGAATGAAAGTGGAAAAGCAGTTCATGCTTTATTGACTTACTATGGTTTGGATATTGAAGATTTACTCGTCATTTACGATGATCTTGACATGGAAGTTGGGAAAATTCGTTTAAGATCAAAGGGCTCAGCAGGTGGCCATAATGGTATCAAGTCTATTATTCAACATATAGGTACTCAGGTCTTCAACCGTGTTAAAATAGGTATTGGCAGACCTAAAAAAGGCATGTCAGTTGTTCACCATGTTTTAAGTAAGTTTGATCAGGATGACTATGTAGGTATTTTACAGTCAATTGACAAGGTTGACGATTCTGTAAACTACTATTTACAAGAGAAAAACTTTGAGAAAACAATGCAGAGGTATAACGGCTAA